The genomic segment ATATGCCAAAGCCCTAACACGGATATTTTGTGGGATTTCTTCCTGTGTCTGCAACACCTGATACTGCACAAACTGAGttctggtgaaaataaaaaaatacattaaaaaaaacaaaaaacttgtcACCAAAGTCCCCTTTGAACATGCCCACCCTGACTGTTTATGTCAGAAATCTCTCCAACAATTGAGCGGTTTTTCTACATCTGTTTTCATTAAACATGATATATTGCTGGAAGCAATTACCCTAGTACTGCTTCAGCCAGGCTcaggattttcttttacattttaatgttgtcCATCACCATCTATGGGTGCAGCATAGGTGTTACACCTCTTTTGATTCGAATGAGGTgtcagttcagatttttttttttagaaacagagaaagaaaatcttagtttaaaaaatatccaGTGTCATGTATCCAGGCCCTAAATAATATGTGATTTTACTTTAGCAgtaatttgtgcaatttttcaGTTAGCTATGAAGTTACAAGTGCTTTCTTTATTAATTAGGAAGTTCATGCTGTCAAGCGTCAAGATGAttgttccatttttaaaatgcaatgttttcttCCTAAAAGTCTCATAGTAAtatggatattttaaatgtaatgtgttttgtgtgtttaatcctatgttttatttagagatgCACAAATCAATCTGCCAATTTTCCTTGATTGGCTCTGATTGATtgctaataaaaaacattttcctgtccCTCTTAAGtaaaagaccaaaaacattGGCTTTGACACACTTTTCAAACTTAATACACATCAGGTAGTTTGAGAAAATATGATGCGGTATATATACATGGGTATAATATTGTAAATTTGGGAGATAATATTGCAAGATCAAAGAACCTGCAGtatgttcttttgtcttttatgcGTTATGATAAATCAGTCCAATTTAGACCCAAGTCAAAAAAATTGGTATCTGGCAGGAAAAGCAGTGcatctttttttatgaaaatttatATGGgttattgtctttatttatgtaaattatatGGTTGATAAAAAATTCTGTTCTCTCATATATTggatgtaaattataatgttGTATAAAATAAGTGTATAAGCTGGAATTACACACACTAACCATTCTGTTCACCCTGTTACATGTACATAAGTCCACCAGAACAAAGCAGACTGTAAACTTAGGTAACCAGTTGCAtgtagtttttatatttattgattttagaaATATTGTGCTAACTATAGTTATTCTatgattaattattgattttggttACATTTACGCTACTACCACTGTACATAGTAAGCTTAAAgtagatgtttttgtgtaaattataaacatttatcaacatttctttgtttttattgtttttgttctgtttgggAATATTTAACAATATAATCTATTGAATTGATATATACcggtaaatatttttcaatatatttatatatctattCATTTAGGATAAACAGCTCTTAATAGGTCTTTCATTGCTTAAATTACAGATACAAACCTGAAAAGTTGTCATAAGCAAGGAGAAGATCAAAACTAAGATGTTTTACCAGCTGtcaataatgttaaaaataaaaaacaagctgtAGTCATTGCATGATATTTATGCAATGACTATCATGCAAGGAAACACCAAGACCTTCTTCCTGGCTTTGATTAGTTATTTCTGACAGAGATGAACTTCTGTATGATAACAGGGAGGAAGCAGTGGAGCTCAGGTTTTTCACATATCTGTATTATACTatgctgtcacaacatagtgaaagttttaagaaatattttaagaaatatgtaaaaaaaaaaaaaaaaaaaaaacctttttataaaagttgcatacctTCAGTCTgaacatttcaacaaataaaaaaaatttcataacagctttagcttttatttaatgtaaaagtcTAGGGTGCAAATATGGAGATGCTACACAACATGAACCAGTATGACCAGACAGAGAAGAAGATCCTTACACAAAATAATGTGCACATATCTGTGAGTTGGACGTTTCAATTCACTTCTCCTAAATAAGATGTTATATTCAACCATCAATGAGTGTCCGGCTCCAGTCCTCAAGAACTGATGTCCTGCCAGGATGTCAAAGCTCTACAGAGGCCTGTAGACGAGCCGTCTTCATTCAgttgtgttgaaccagggaaataaaaacaagcaggaCACCAGCCCCCAAAGACTGACGTTGAACACCACTCGTCTGGACACACTGTGATATGCCACATGTGACCATGTAGGTCTAAGATGAGGACTCAGTATTTGGAGCGATGGTGTGGTGAAGCACGAGGTGATCCCAGCCTACAGTCGTGAGCCTGTTGGAATCACCATGAAGCCAACACACACCTTTAGCAAAGTCCTGGTGTCGCCGATCTCTgaatctgtagaaaaaaaatgcagtttgtttatTGTCTGATGCAGAACACAAGAGTTACTAAGTGAACTGAAAAGACTCACATTTCTTGAAGTTCAGAGTTTATAACAGCAAGGGAGCAGTCGTCACTAACAGAGGCTAGCAAAGGGACACTAGGgtggataaaaaaacaacctgttgaTTTATAAGGAGAACAGGGGAAAGGAAACaccaaaaagtacattttggcCCATTAAATCTTTACCTATTTGTGGAGAAGGCCAGGCTGTTAACTCTGCggctgtgtatttttttcaccCGTGCCGGTTCTGATCCCAGGAAATCTTTGACAGACACATTGCCCATCTCATCGCCTGAAAGAAAACGAGAATGATAATGTgaagaagcaagaaaaaaaaaaaaaaaaaaaagggggagggaAGGAGAATTGAGCTTCTGTCAGTCATTAATCTGCTGATGGACCTTACCAAATGCAATAGTGCTTCTCTGGTGAGGGTGCCAAACAGCAGTGGTGGGAGAGCAACTGGGAAACTCAACATCTGCAACAAACCACAGAAGTAAAGAGTATCACCTTTCACTGTAAAGCTGACTTATCAAGAAAGTAGTCCAGTTTAAGACATCATGCTACAGTAGCCTGCTTACCTATTCTTGAGGCTGGTTTATCTGGCTTTCTCCTGTCCCACATCAACACACGACCATCCTGAGAGAAAGgaaacaacactgaaaagtctattattattattattattactatctATTAACCTGGAGGACATTTTTCCCCCTTTGTGTGTCAGAATCTGCAGGTTGGGTAAATAACTATGATTTCTCCTTAACACATTActataaataaaaccacaacattGAAAAGAATCCTACTTGGCCACAGGAGACAAAGAGAGACTCATCTGTAGGACTGCAGGCAACACAATTAACAGGCTCTGTGTGAACTgcaaggagaaaaataaagaaggtcTAGACATTTGTTGTATTCAAACTACATTCAAGATGAATTCACTTTTAAACAGTTGATGAAATTTACTACAACCATGACAACTTGTtgtctgaataaaaaacaatttgagtgtttgtttttttttgatgaaatgGATTTTTAGATGTTCTCTTACCATTGTAGGTGGTGACAACCGTTTCCTGACTGAGGTCCCAGACTTTAATTCTGTTTAAAAGATATAGGAATAAAATGGATGTACAGAGAacacaaaaaagaggaaagtaaaaaagttaagttgataaaaaggcaaattaaagttttgttttctgataatcattctttttttttaacgtctgtcaaattttaaataaaaaacaaatacatttgcgGGGAAAGTAGTCCATGACTAAAGTGGAGCCAAAATGCTAacttgctttttaaataaaaaaattaaaatctcagaAGTACAGTTGCTTCTCCCTTTTATCTCAcaccactaaataaaatgtagtaaAGCAAAATTGCCCTTCATTGTCACCCAGTTTGTAAATAGTGTGTTATTTAATCTCAGTCTAAATTCAGCTGTtgtgtgaaggcctcagaggtttgttagggaacattagtgaacaaacagaatcatgaagaccaaggaacacatcAGAAAGATCAGGAATAAAGTAGAGGAGGAATTTAGAGAATGGTTAATTTATTGATACACCCCAAACACTGAACATCTTAGGGAGTACTGTTCATACCATTAGCTGAAAAAATGGGAAGAGTAAAGAACAAGTGCAAACCTAGTATACAGATGGTCTTCCACTTAATATATTAATCACAGAGAGACTAAATAAGTCTATGGTAACATTGGCACTGCAAATTCACAGCTCAGGTgtggaaaaaaatcagctgaCAGGATTACTATCAAGTTGTGCACTTTAAAAATCTCATATACTATGATTTTCATATAATAGGATATGAAAATGGAAGTTCAGAAACACTCATCAAATATGACTGAGGTATTTTGGAAATAGGAACAGGCAAAAATATCATTTCTCTAGACATACAAAACTAGTTGTGACATACCCCAAAACCTTCCAGCTGCTATGGTGAGTCTACAATGTATTGATgaagctgaatacaaataaGTCAAACatcaaatgtttgatttgtaatttataaaaaaaaaacatctagagATTACTTCTACTACTGAATTTTGCTGCACTTGGTATTGGTCTATCACGTAAAGTCTGTTCAAGtttttacatgacaaaatgttaaaagctcATAAACATATTTACGTATTTATCTATGACATATGCATCGCTCTATGTGTGAACTACTCTCTAACCTGCAGTCCATGCTGCCAGTGACAGCACTGCTCGCTCCAGTAATGGGGCTCACAGTGGTGACAATGTGGTCATGCTCATATTTGGTGAAGCGATTCATCAACAGGCGCTCATCCTCTGCCAGTTCCCAGAGCTCCAGGGCACCTGCACAGAACAAATAACCAAAAGAAATCCATTTTCATCCCAGTCTGAAGTCACTGCGGTTCAGCCAGGTTCTGTGAAGTTAGGCCTTACCCGAATCTGAGGCTACAGCCACTCCCTTTTCAGCCACCCACTGGAGATCTGTGACCCCAGCCTCAGTCTGCACACCAGCTTTGCAGAACCCCTCGCTGGGGGCTTGCTCCGGTTCGCTGTAGATCCAAACGGATCCTTGCCAGTTTCTGCCAGAGAGGCTGGAGGCTCCCAGCAGCAGCGTGCCATCTGTAgagaaaagcaaacaacaaatatattgaAGAAGATCTTTCCGTTCCACGTTAAGTGAACACAAATGTTCTTGAAAACTGTTGGCACATTGTAGTTAATCATAATTTTATCATATGGAAGTAGCAAAACTGCCGAACTGTAGACATGACGACCCAGCAAAACCACGTGTTTTCCTCCAGTGATTCCGGCTAGCTGCTTCTTACCTGCTCGGTACTGAGCCGCGCACAGGTGCTTCTCCATACAGGCAGGGGCGTTGGGAGGTATTTTCCACGGGTTTTCCTTAATCATGTTGGTGTCCACTGTACTTTTCATCCAAACTGCAGCCAAGGAGATGCTTTTACTTCGAAAGCAGCTTCTGCAGCAGCTAGCTAGCGCCGATATAAAGACGCCGCTCCTTCCGTCTCTGGTCTGCTTAAGGCGCAGATATAAATCAGTTTGTTCAAAAGCGATAATAATGGCCCCGCTTTATAAAATATGGAGCTTAAAATTATCgttttcaaaatgaatgaaaatctgGACAAACATAAAACCAGCGAACACAAACTTCCTGCTTCCTCTACGTTTCTTCTTGTTGGATTTTTTGGAACTATTTACGAGGTACTGCCATCTCCTGGtcgaataaaataaaatgtatgcatttgGGATTTACTCTTaatttaaattgattatttaaaataacgcaaagcagaataaaataaaaataaagaggggagataaataatttctgtatttctgGAAATCCACTCTTGATTTTATGCACCCAATTaagcatttgttttgtcttaaaattgtttcagatttatgaaacttgactttttttcattcaaaaactTTGACTGCCTTAGATTCTAAATTTAGCACATTGcccaaaaataaagacatgaagCAAAAGCTTTTCGGTAAAACattagaaacttttttctgacaGTCATAATCATCACCTTTTTAGCTTTCAAGGAATGCTGTCTAAGGATAAACttgcattttttacattttaaagttcaagATACTTTCAAAGGACAAACTtagaactattttttttaccccaaaaCAATATCTGCAAAGTTATTCAAGAAGGCAAATGTTGGGTGTTTTTAGTCCTGGCtttctgacatattttaattttgcggggctttaaaaataaaataaaaatattcttgcatAACAAAAAAACTTATCTGTGCATTCCTCACTGCTAAAAGAATTTATATTCCTGTAAACACCCTGGCTCACAGATGGCAATATGATACAATTTTAaagctttgtatttttctgtgggTCATACATGCTTTaataggaataataaataaatgctgtttaATTCATATTGATGATCCTGAAgcaattaaaacacaatttactgaatatttaatgCTAATATTATGTATTGTACTTGCAGAACTTTAATATATAAGGAGGAGGTTTTTATGCTAGTCATGGTAACATTCAGAAAGAGGATAAACACTTTAAGAAACTATTATCCAAACAATAAAGGAATCGATAAATACAACTAATGTGTGTAGCTTTGACACACCAGCTATCATGTATAATTATTCACAAGTGAGACAAGGAAAATGCAATTGTAAATTCTTACTAGAAATGATCTTATCACAATCAAGCACATGCTCATctaacaaaataatatttatgagATACATTTCACTCCTCTCCGTCTTATACACCCTCCAATTTTTTAAACACTCCACTCCACTGCACTTGATAATGTTATACAGGTTTAACCCTTGTTGCCAATCAGTGTTCAGGTACTGCTGAGACATAGCCCAAAAGGAAGGATGGAGGTGTTAGAATTTCTAAACAGGAAACAATATTAGACGaccaaaaatggagaaaaagtaGTAAGAAAAATTTACTGCTCAGACAGGAgaacaattttttaattaataagaCAACTTTGATGCACCCTACAAGTAGAAGAAGACAGGTATTATTGAAAGAATGTCCAAAAAGTCACTTAGCTTTTGCTGCAAGTTATTAATGAGACAAACAACAAAGACGCAGATAGGTACAATGTAAACCAAATAGATTTTAATGGCGAGGTTAACGTGATCGAGAAACATGAACTAACCGGAAGTCAGTTGAATATAGTGTTATCAGTAACGTCACAACTTAtttcatgattttttatttctgatttaccacaaatatgttttgtaataTATATGTAATTAAATCGTGTAGGATCTTTAGACGTTTTTCAAGACTAAGACGATAAATATTAGGATAAACccttttaatgtatttgaatcgttttattttgaaagtaagTCAACGGAAGCCAGAATAGAATAGCCGTTAGCTTCACAGGTCTCACTGCCTGCCTAAAATCGATAGGTGATTGGCTTTCTAGCAGCTTAGGATTCTGTGGGTCTTGTTACCGTACCCACCTAAGGTAAGGACGCAGGCGTGTCAGGGGTTACGAGGAATGTTTTTCCGCTATGTGTCGTCGATACAATCTAATGGcagctcttctttcttttttttatttttaactatttaaaacGTTACTCGTTCCAACTGCAGCCTTTGTCTAAAGTGTTTGATATTTCAGGCCAGCCGTTGATTGTAGCTAACGTTAGCTGTCTGGAGGTCTGTACCTGTCCACGCTGAGTGACACTTGGCGGacagctgctcctgctgctgctgctgctcagtggGTTAGCTGTCTGCTGATGTGGGCACTCTGGACCACAGCCAGCTGCTACGTGACATTATAGgatgagggggggggggggggggggggggctgttaCCTGGAGTCAGACCTCAGGCATCACTGCTGTAGTCGGTCATTTAAGgtgaatttaaactgaattttaaatgGTGATGGTcttacttttcttttgaaattagGGACAGAAGAGCtcattaaaaattacagtaatttgTCTAATTGACATCGTATAACGTATTCCAACAAGCGTATACATTTCAAGCTTTTATAGGGTAATGGTAGTTTTTACTAGATATAACTATGTTTTATGGCCCTGTGCATGTAATAGTAATAGGCTGCTTGCAGATGCAGACAAAGGTGTCAGCGACCCTGGCAAagatgtgaggaaaaaaaaaagcacagcagCATGATCTGACAGAGACAATTTTTGAAAAAGCCAAACTTTTTGAATATGgtacatttattaatattcagtaaaaagtgattttaacaaaatttcCATTGGCACAATTGTTGGTACCCCTTTGTCTTGACTTGGCCTTGCCAGTAGCACATACAGGTacacataaaaaattaagagaacTGTGAAAAAGCTCAATATTTTTGGTCAACAATTTCAGATAGAGACATTTATATCTTATgtagatttattaaaatatagtgatttatttcatgcctttatttattgtaattttgatgattatgactTACAGgtaacaaaaacccaaaattcagtgtctcaaaaaatgagaatattctaaaaaaaaagaaaaaaaaaacttatgtcTGCTGAGCAAGAAAGTCTTGGGTTCGAATCCCAGTCCGGCgtctttctgcatggaatttgcatgttttccctgtgcatgcgtgggttttcctggggtactctggcttcttgccacagtccaaaaacatgagtTAATTGTTCTTTCTAAATTATCTTTAGGTGTGAGTGTATACGTGCATGTTACATGTTACATGTACATGTTAGTTTGTCctatctctgtgttgccctgtgatgggaTTGTCAACCTGTGCACCCCACCTCTCGCCTGATGACAGGCACCAGCTCCACTCACAACCCTGCAAGGACAAGCATGTTAgataatgaatgaatggatggatagatgaaaaagttaaatattggaCGCAACTGCAGTCTTGAGCAGATTGTCAAGCAAAAGCCATGCAAGAATTTGTGGGAGCTTCACAAGGAGTGGACTAAAGCAGGAGTCAACATATTAAGAGCCACCACACACAGACAAATCCTAACTGTTGGCTACAAATCTTGCCTTCCTCATTTCAAGCCACTCCTGATGATGTCAAAAGAGTCTCATATGAACTAAGAAGAAAAATAGCTTTGGACCCCATTTGTTCAGTGGTCCAAAGTTatctttttatgtgaaaataaagCTTTACTTTCATTTGAAATCAAGATCCCATTGTCTGGAGGAAGGATGGAGAGGTACAAAATCCTCATTGGTTGAAATGTAGTCAGTCATGATTTGAGATGCagtgtcatctgctggtgttagTCCACTGTGTTTGCTGAAGTCCTCAGTCAATGCAGCCATCGAAGAGAAAATGTcagagcacttcatgcttctTTCTGCTGAGAAGCTGAATGgagatgttgattttattttcaagaagaACTTGGCAATGGTCTGCACTGACAAAGGAACTAAAAGCTGATTCCATGGTGTTCTTGTGTTCGATTGGCCAGAAAACCAACTAATCAAAACCCCACAGAGAATCCATGGAGTAGCATTGTCAAGAagaagatgagagacaccaaAACAAGTGACGTAGATGACTTAAAGGCAGCCATCAAAGCGATGTGAACTTTTAtcctcagcagaaccacagactGATCACCTCCAtgctgcattgatgcagtaattaatGCAAAAGCTGGCCCAACCAAATATTGACTGGATAGAAATACTTTTCAGAAGCCTGACATTTCTGTTGAAAGTATCTCTTGTTTTAAATACTGATCTTCTGTAGTACTCTAATTTTCAGattgaattttgggtttttattagtaagccataatcatcaaattaataataatatttattaataatcaaaaaatagtctttttcactttgtgtttaatgaatcaataaaacaaaagtttaactttataacaaaaatatttaacctt from the Xiphophorus maculatus strain JP 163 A chromosome 20, X_maculatus-5.0-male, whole genome shotgun sequence genome contains:
- the wdr77 gene encoding methylosome protein 50, which produces MKSTVDTNMIKENPWKIPPNAPACMEKHLCAAQYRADGTLLLGASSLSGRNWQGSVWIYSEPEQAPSEGFCKAGVQTEAGVTDLQWVAEKGVAVASDSGALELWELAEDERLLMNRFTKYEHDHIVTTVSPITGASSAVTGSMDCRIKVWDLSQETVVTTYNVHTEPVNCVACSPTDESLFVSCGQDGRVLMWDRRKPDKPASRIDVEFPSCSPTTAVWHPHQRSTIAFGDEMGNVSVKDFLGSEPARVKKIHSRRVNSLAFSTNSVPLLASVSDDCSLAVINSELQEIFRDRRHQDFAKGVCWLHGDSNRLTTVGWDHLVLHHTIAPNTESSS